One window of the Elusimicrobiota bacterium genome contains the following:
- a CDS encoding cysteine desulfurase, whose amino-acid sequence MAALNAKKLREDFPILKRLVRGKPLAYLDNAATTQKPRQVIEYLADFYENHNANVHRGVHSLSEESTNMAEEARTKLAAFVGAPKPETLIFTRNATESLNLIAHAWARKFLKAGDTVLSTEMEHHSNIVPWQLLAAERGIKLEFVPVELDGTLDLAKVKAALARGPKLFTFTALSNAIGTVNPVLELIKLGKAAGAVVSVDACQWAPHRPMDLKTWGADFVSFSAHKMLGPTGVGVLWGREELLEAMDPFLGGGDMISRVTLEKTTWNVLPYKFEAGTPNYADQAAFGPALDYLTAVGLENISAHEHALAEKTRTILEAEGMTVLGPSDPDKRSGVVSFNVPGLHPHDVGTAFDLEGVAVRVGHHCCQPLMHKLQCGGTARASFYLYNDESDVEAFARALKRTLDFFKVKPKAGVH is encoded by the coding sequence CGGCGACCACCCAGAAGCCGCGCCAGGTCATCGAGTATCTGGCCGACTTCTACGAGAACCACAACGCCAACGTGCACCGCGGCGTGCACTCCCTGTCGGAAGAATCCACGAACATGGCCGAGGAGGCCCGGACCAAGCTCGCCGCGTTCGTCGGCGCGCCCAAGCCCGAGACTTTGATCTTCACCCGCAACGCCACCGAGTCGCTCAACCTGATCGCCCACGCCTGGGCCCGGAAGTTCCTGAAGGCCGGCGACACGGTGCTGTCGACCGAGATGGAGCACCACTCCAACATCGTGCCCTGGCAGCTGCTCGCCGCCGAGCGCGGGATCAAGCTCGAGTTCGTGCCCGTCGAGCTCGACGGCACGCTCGACCTGGCCAAGGTCAAGGCGGCGCTCGCCAGGGGCCCCAAGCTCTTCACCTTCACCGCTTTGTCGAACGCCATCGGGACGGTCAACCCGGTGCTCGAGCTCATCAAGCTCGGCAAGGCCGCCGGCGCGGTCGTCTCCGTCGACGCCTGCCAGTGGGCCCCGCATCGCCCGATGGACCTCAAGACCTGGGGCGCGGACTTCGTCTCCTTCTCCGCCCACAAGATGCTCGGGCCGACCGGCGTCGGCGTGCTCTGGGGCCGCGAGGAGCTCCTCGAGGCGATGGACCCGTTCCTCGGCGGCGGCGACATGATCTCGCGCGTGACGCTCGAGAAGACCACGTGGAACGTCCTGCCCTACAAGTTCGAGGCGGGCACGCCCAACTACGCCGACCAGGCCGCGTTCGGCCCGGCGCTCGACTATCTGACGGCCGTCGGCCTCGAGAACATCTCCGCGCACGAGCACGCGCTGGCCGAGAAGACGCGGACGATCCTGGAGGCGGAGGGCATGACGGTGCTCGGTCCCTCGGACCCCGATAAGCGGTCCGGGGTCGTTTCCTTCAACGTCCCGGGGCTCCACCCTCACGACGTCGGCACGGCCTTCGACCTGGAGGGGGTGGCGGTCCGGGTCGGCCATCACTGCTGCCAGCCCTTGATGCACAAGCTCCAGTGCGGCGGGACGGCGCGGGCGAGCTTTTATCTCTATAATGACGAGTCGGACGTCGAGGCGTTCGCGCGGGCGCTGAAGCGCACCCTCGATTTCTTCAAGGTCAAGCCGAAGGCGGGGGTGCACTGA
- a CDS encoding SUF system NifU family Fe-S cluster assembly protein → MEGDAELQDLYREVLLDYFRSSTRKGKCDPADLRAHGINPVCGDELEITAVLTDGKVAKLRYAGHGCVISQASAAMMAEALEGADIAKAKALVAAFKKLMLENGDAAGLPPELEQLASLEGVRKFPLRVKCATLGWNTVMQGFEAAKS, encoded by the coding sequence ATGGAAGGCGACGCGGAGCTGCAGGACCTCTATCGCGAGGTTCTACTCGATTATTTCCGGTCCTCGACCCGCAAGGGCAAGTGCGACCCGGCGGACCTTCGCGCGCACGGCATCAATCCCGTCTGCGGCGACGAGCTCGAGATCACGGCCGTGCTGACGGACGGCAAGGTGGCGAAGCTGCGTTACGCCGGCCACGGCTGCGTGATCAGCCAGGCCTCCGCGGCGATGATGGCCGAGGCCCTCGAGGGCGCCGACATCGCGAAGGCGAAGGCGCTCGTGGCCGCGTTCAAGAAGCTGATGCTCGAGAACGGCGACGCGGCGGGCCTGCCTCCGGAGCTGGAGCAGCTCGCGAGCCTGGAGGGGGTGCGCAAGTTCCCGCTGCGGGTCAAGTGCGCGACCTTGGGCTGGAACACCGTCATGCAGGGATTCGAGGCGGCCAAATCATGA
- a CDS encoding metal-sulfur cluster assembly factor yields MSKTETAAEATFKQVGEALKPVVDPEIHISIVDLGLVYGAEFGQSPKGRSVKVRMSLTSPACPYGPMLLAAAHTALTKLPGIKDVDVDLTFTPGWDPRTMATEDAKEQLGLY; encoded by the coding sequence ATGAGCAAGACCGAGACCGCCGCGGAGGCTACGTTCAAGCAGGTCGGCGAGGCGCTCAAGCCCGTCGTCGACCCCGAGATCCACATCAGCATCGTGGACCTCGGCCTCGTCTACGGCGCCGAGTTCGGCCAATCGCCCAAGGGCCGCTCGGTCAAGGTGCGCATGAGCCTGACCTCGCCCGCCTGCCCTTACGGGCCGATGCTCCTCGCCGCGGCGCACACCGCTTTGACGAAGCTCCCGGGCATCAAGGACGTCGACGTGGACCTGACCTTCACGCCGGGCTGGGACCCGCGCACGATGGCCACCGAGGACGCGAAGGAGCAGCTGGGGCTGTACTGA
- a CDS encoding Rrf2 family transcriptional regulator, producing the protein MRITSSIEYATRLMVTLAAEHGKAPVPAERLAETDNVPADYVSQILVKLRRAGLVTSHRGSAGGYSLSRPPREITIEQVVRAVDGAVFEEVCERYDAGSKDCRHQGQCAISPVWTKLGEIVTRYFEGVTLAAILEQKTGACGAAPAWLEKLAPGK; encoded by the coding sequence ATGAGGATCACGAGCTCGATCGAATACGCGACGCGCCTGATGGTGACCTTGGCGGCGGAGCACGGCAAGGCCCCCGTCCCGGCCGAGCGCCTGGCGGAGACCGACAACGTTCCCGCCGACTATGTGAGCCAGATTTTGGTAAAACTGCGCCGTGCGGGGCTGGTGACGAGCCATCGGGGCAGCGCCGGCGGCTACTCGCTGTCGCGCCCGCCGCGCGAGATCACGATCGAGCAGGTGGTGCGCGCCGTGGACGGGGCCGTATTCGAGGAAGTGTGCGAGCGCTACGACGCGGGATCGAAGGACTGCCGCCATCAGGGGCAGTGCGCGATCTCGCCCGTGTGGACCAAGCTCGGCGAGATCGTGACGCGCTACTTCGAGGGCGTGACCTTGGCCGCGATCCTCGAGCAGAAGACGGGCGCCTGCGGCGCGGCGCCGGCTTGGCTCGAGAAGCTGGCGCCGGGAAAGTAG
- a CDS encoding NifU family protein, whose translation MTIQERVEKVLEKIRPYIQSDGGDISLVSVDEAAGIVKVSLHGACGSCPSSTATLKGGVERMVRQEIPEIKEVVAV comes from the coding sequence ATGACGATCCAGGAACGCGTCGAGAAGGTGCTGGAGAAGATCCGCCCTTACATCCAGTCCGACGGCGGCGACATCTCCTTGGTCTCGGTCGACGAGGCCGCGGGCATCGTGAAGGTGAGCCTGCACGGAGCCTGCGGCTCGTGCCCCAGCTCCACGGCGACGCTGAAGGGCGGCGTCGAGCGGATGGTCCGGCAGGAGATCCCCGAGATCAAGGAAGTCGTCGCGGTCTGA